A window from Prinia subflava isolate CZ2003 ecotype Zambia chromosome Z, Cam_Psub_1.2, whole genome shotgun sequence encodes these proteins:
- the FGG gene encoding fibrinogen gamma chain, translated as MGLGLCSWTPLGSLLSLLFSTSMAYIATRENCCILDDRFGSFCPTTCGIADFLNKYHPAVDSDLQEMERILQRISNATGTADHLIQHIQGLYPSDKQTLPNSIDNFTQKSRKIIEEIIRYENTILSHETTIQQLTDTHIMNGNRIAELKEKIAQLELLCQEPCKDRAEIQETTGRDCQDIANKGARKSGLYFIKPQRAKQSFLVYCEIDSYGNGWTVLQRRLDGSEDFSKNWVQYKEGFGHLSPDDTTEFWLGNEKMHLITTQSTLPYTLRIELEDWNGKKSTADYAVFRVGSEEDKYRLTYAYFIGGEAGDAFDGYDFGDDPSDKSYTYHNGMRFSTHDNDNDNYEGNCAEQDGSGWWMNRCHAGHLNGKYYIGGVYTAEDAGPSGFDNGIIWATWRDRWYSMKKSAMKIIPFNRLSVDGQQHNLGNVKQVGDT; from the exons ATGGGGCTCGGGTTGTGCAGCTGGACTCCCCTGGggtctctcctctccctgctcttttCTACCAGCATGGCG TACATTGCTACCAGAGAAAACTGCTGCATATTGGATGACAGATTT GGTAGCTTCTGCCCAACAACTTGTGGCATTGCAGATTTCCTTAATAAATACCATCCCGCTGTGGATAGTGATCTGCAGGAAATGGAGAGAATTTTGCAGAGGATTTCCAATGCCACAGGAACAGCAGACCATCTGATTCAACACATCCAAGGCCTCTATCCTTCAGACAAGCAGACATTGCCAA attCAATTGACAATTTCACTCAAAAGTCCAGGAAAATTATTGAAGAAATTATCAGATATGAAAATACTATATTGTCTCATGAAACTACTATACA ACAGTTGACAGATACACATATAATGAACGGCAACAGGATTGCAGAGCTGAAAGAGAAGATTGCCCAGCTTGAGTTACTCTGTCAGGAGCCGTGCAAAGACAGGGCTGAAATCCAGGAGACAACTGGAAGAG ATTGCCAAGACATTGCAAATAAAGGTGCAAGGAAAAGTGGTCTGTACTTTATCAAGCCTCAAAGAGCCAAGCAGTCATTCCTAGTCTACTGTGAGATTGACTCATATGGCAACGGCTGGACAGTACTACAGAGG agactGGATGGGAGCGAAGACTTCAGCAAAAATTGGGTTCAGTACAAAGAAGGATTTGGACATCTGTCCCCGGATGATACCACAGAGTTCTGGCTGGGCAATGAAAAGATGCATTTAATAACCACACAGTCCACTCTGCCATACACGTTACGAATAGAGCTGGAGGACTGGAATGGCAAAAAAAG cactgctgactACGCTGTGTTCAGAGTGGGAAGTGAAGAAGACAAGTATCGACTGACCTACGCCTACTTCATCGGGGGTGAGGCCGGGGATGCCTTCGATGGATACGATTTTGGAGATGACCCAAGTGACAAATCCTACACCTACCACAATGGCATGCGGTTCAGCACCCATGACAATGACAACGATAACTATGAGGGCAACTGCGCTGAGCAAGACGGATCCGGGTGGTGGATGAACAGATGCCATGCTGGCCACCTCAATGGCAAATATTATATAG GTGGTGTGTACACAGCAGAGGATGCTGGTCCATCTGGATTTGACAATGGCATTATCTGGGCAACCTGGCGTGACCGGTGGTACTCCATGAAGAAATCTGCAATGAAAATCATCCCATTCAACAGACTGTCAGTAGATGGACAGCAGCACAACTTAGGCAATGTCAAACAG gTTGGAGACACGTAA
- the FGA gene encoding fibrinogen alpha chain produces the protein MIPVRILCVFLCISIAWAGDGESTFEQIGAGVRGPRIVEHKSPSSCQSEKSWPICADDDWGTKCLSGCRMQGLIDEKDKEYSQRIDKIKKLLSDNQNNYKKSNQIIVETVNALKPNLDSAQQLDETYGRLSGELRRRIVTLKQRVVTQVNRIKALQSSIQDQVVEMKRLEVDIDIKIRACKGTCARSFDYKVDKESYENIQKQLAQANSIDLHPELQATTLSTLKMRPLKDSNVPDHFKHKPLPEMQALNIINDIKQMEVVLERPETDVKPSRGDSSYHMAESRGDDTSHTSKLVLPAHGRETLSLGDKTSSTVRRCTKTTTKKIVSGPDGPREEVVEKTVSSDGSECSYLSGNAGGEGSTYYFSGADGSHKLETLFPELESFFTPDSPSTATKHVSGSSSHTTSRHTTGTGVGTGASRHSGAYGVKDKFGDLGEEEEDDFGRLQPSGFPSGSASHSKAVATSSSSFKNKGGSTFETKSVKIREINERLGGLEHDQSAEDIPDFQARSFRPSGGRRRTPSTGKDCDDIRQKHTSGAKSGIFKIKPAGSNKVLSVYCDQETTLGGWLLIQQRMDGSVNFNRTWQDYKKGFGSVDGRGQGEFWLGNENLHLLTQNDTLLRVELEDWDGNAVFAEYLVQVGSEDDGYALAVSSYEGTAGDALIAGWLEEGTEYTSHAQMRFSTFDRDQDHWEENCAEMYGGGWWYNSCQAANLNGVYYPGGHYDPRYNVPYEIENGVVWLPFKASDYSLKTVRMKIRPIETL, from the exons ATGATACCTGTGAGGATCCTCTGTGTGTTCCTGTGCATCAGCATAGCCTGG gcaggagatgGAGAGAGTACCTTTGAACAGATTGGTGCAGGAGTGCGTGGTCCCAGGATTGTGGAGCACAAGTCCCCCTCCAGCTGCCAGTCTGAGAAGAGCTGGCCCATCTGTGCGGATGACGACTGG GGTACCAAATGTCTATCAGGATGCAGAATGCAAGGATTGATTGATGAAAAGGACAAGGAGTATAGTCAAAGAATAGACAAAATCAAGAAGCTGCTCTCAGATAATCAAAACAACTATAAGAAGTCCAACCAGATAATTGTGGAAACTGTAAATGCACTGAAACCAAACCTGGACAGTGCTCAGC AGCTTGATGAGACTTACGGTCGCCTGTCAGGAGAACTGAGACGGAGAATTGTGACATTAAAGCAGAGAGTTGTCACTCAAGTGAACAGAATtaaagctctgcagagcagcatccAGGATCAAGTGGTGGAGATGAAGCGCTTGGAG GTGGACATTGATATTAAGATACGAGCTTGCAAAGGAACGTGTGCTAGAAGTTTTGATTACAAGGTGGACAAAGAAAGCTACGAGAACATCCAGAAGCAGCTTGCCCAAGCCAACTCCATCGACTTGCACCCAGAGCTTCAAGCAACCACCTTGAGCACACTGAAAATGAGGCCACTTAAGGACTCTAATGTTCCTGATCATTTTAagcataagcctctgccagaaATGCAAGCTCTCAACATAATTAATGACATCAAGCAGATGGAAGTGGTGTTAGAAAGACCAGAAACAGATGTGAAACCCTCCCGAGGCGACAGCTCATATCACATGGCAGAATCAAGGGGGGATGATACTTCACACACCAGCAAATTAGTTCTTCCTGCTCATGGGAGAGAAACTCTTAGTCTGGGAGACAAAACCTCCTCCACAGTTCGTAGATGCACCAAAACTACCACCAAAAAAATTGTCTCTGGGCCTGATGGCCCTAGAGAAGAGGTAGTTGAGAAAACAGTTTCTTCTGATGGCTCAGAGTGCTCCTATTTATCTGGAAATGCTGGAGGGGAAGGTAGCACCTACTATTTTAGTGGTGCAGATGGCTCGCACAAGCTAGAGACTCTATTCCCTGAGCTAGAGTCATTTTTTACCCCTGATTCTCCATCCACTGCTACTAAGCACGTTAGTGGATCTAGCAGCCACACAACCAGCAGACACACAACTGGCACAGGCGTAGGTACAGGAGCATCCCGTCATTCAGGGGCTTATGGGGTAAAAGACAAATTTGGAGACttaggagaggaggaggaagatgactTTGGAAGACTTCAGCCATCTGGATTCCCGTCTGGCAGTGCAAGTCACTCCAAGGCTGTAGCGACCAGCTCTTCTAGTTTCAAGAACAAGGGAGGCTCTACTTTTGAAACCAAATCAGTAAAGATCCGTGAAATAAATGAGCGGCTGGGTGGGTTGGAACATGATCAGAGTGCAGAGGATATCCCAGACTTTCAGGCACGCAGCTTCAGACCAtcaggagggaggagaaggacaCCCAGCACTGGGAAAG actgtGATGATATCCGCCAGAAACACACTTCTGGTGCCAAAAGTGGCATTTTCAAAATCAAGCCAGCGGGATCCAATAAGGTTTTGTCAGTTTATTGCGACCAAGAGACCACTTTGGGAGGATGGCTATTGATCCAACAGAGAATGGATGGATCAGTGAATTTTAACCGGACCTGGCAAGACTACAAGAAAGGTTTCGGCAGCGTGGATGGCAGGGGGCAAGGAGAGTTTTGGCTGGGCAATGAAAACCTGCACTTGCTGACTCAGAATGATACTCTCCTTCGGGTGGAGTTAGAGGACTGGGATGGAAATGCTGTGTTTGCAGAGTATCTCGTGCAGGTAGGGTCAGAGGATGACGGGTACGCCCTTGCCGTGTCTTCCTACGAGGGCACTGCCGGGGATGCCCTGATCGCTGGCTGGCTGGAGGAGGGCACCGAGTACACGTCCCACGCCCAGATGAGGTTCAGCACCTTCGACCGGGACCAGGACCACTGGGAGGAGAACTGTGCCGAGATGTACGGGGGCGGCTGGTGGTACAACAGCTGCCAGGCCGCCAACCTCAATGGCGTTTACTACCCGGGGGGCCACTACGACCCCAGGTACAATGTCCCCTATGAGATCGAAAATGGCGTGGTCTGGCTGCCATTCAAGGCCTCTGACTATTCCCTAAAAACTGTTAGAATGAAAATCAGGCCCATAGAAACCCTGTAG
- the FGB gene encoding fibrinogen beta chain, whose protein sequence is MKLLLLFLLCVSSVQSQDYSDYDEEDESPAIDVRGHRPVDKRREMAPTLRPVAPPVSGAGYRPRPPKRGKTGDKKERVVYPDAGGCKHALEELGVLCPTGCELRTTLLKQEKSVKAVVSDLKYKVNTLSESSSSFYEYVTVLDDKLVKRQKQRKDNDDLLSQYNTEVELQYNYIKDNLDNNIPSSLRVLRAVVDSLHKKIQKLENAIATQVDYCRSPCSVSCNIPVVSGKECEDIIRKGGETSEMYLIQPDPFTKPYRVYCDMETDNGGWTLIQNRQDGSVNFGRVWDQYKKGFGNVAKSGGKNYCDTPGEYWLGNDKISQLTKIGPTEVLIEMEDWNGDKVSAHYGGFTIQNEGNKYQLSVSNYKGTAGNALMEGASQLHGENRTMTIHNGMYFSTYDRDNDGWLTLDPRKQCSKEDGGGWWYNRCHSANPNGRYYWGGTYTWDMAKHGTDDGVVWMNWKGSWYSMKKMSMKIRPYFPQ, encoded by the exons GACGAGAGCCCTGCCATCGACGTCCGCGGCCACCGGCCCGTGGACAAGAGGCGCGAAATGGCGCCCACGCTGCGGCCCGTGGCGCCGCCCGTCAGCGGGGCCGGCTACCGCCCACGGCCCCCGAAGCGCGGCAAGACGGGCGACAAGAAGGAGCGGGTCGTCTATCCTGATGCTGGAGGCTGCAAGCATGCGCTGGAGGAGCTG gGAGTGCTATGTCCAACTGGATGTGAGCTGCGAACCACACtgttaaaacaggaaaaatctgtGAAAGCAGTTGTTAGTGATCTAAAATATAAAGTGAACACACTTTCAGAGAGCTCTTCATCTTTCTATGAATATGTGACTGTTCTAGATGATAAATTGGTAAAGAggcaaaaacaaaggaaag ACAATGATGATTTACTTTCTCAGTACAACACAGAAGTGGAATTGCAGTATAATTATATAAAGGATAATCTGGACAATAACATCCCATCCAGCCTCAGAGTTCTTCGTGCAGTTGTGGATTCTTTACACAAAAAGATACAAAAATTGGAAAATGCCATTGCAACCCAGGTGGACTACTGCCGTTCCCCATGTTCTGTTTCCTGTAATATTCCCGTGGTTTCAGGCAAAG AATGTGAGGATATCATCAGAAAGGGAGGTGAGACATCTGAAATGTACCTCATCCAGCCAGATCCCTTCACAAAGCCATACAGAGTATACTGTGACATGGAAACAGATAATGGAG gctggaCTTTGATTCAGAACCGCCAGGATGGCAGTGTTAATTTCGGAAGAGTATGGGATCAGTATAAAAAAGGATTTGGAAATGTCGCAAAGAGTGGAGGGAAGAACTACTGCGATACACCAG GTGAATATTGGCTTGGAAATGACAAGATCAGCCAGCTTACCAAAATAGGGCCCACTGAAGTTTTAATTGAAATGGAGGACTGGAATGGTGATAAAGTATCAGCTCATTATGGAGGTTTCACCATACAGAATGAAGGGAACAAGTATCAGCTTTCAGTTAGTAACTACAAAGGCACTGCAGGCAACGCACTGATGGAAGGAGCTTCCCAATTGCATGGAGAAAACAGGACAATGACAATTCACAATGGCATGTACTTCAGTACTTATGACAGAGACAATGATGGATG gTTAACTTTAGATCCAAGAAAGCAGTGCTCCAAGGAAGATGGTGGTGGATGGTGGTACAACCGCTGCCACTCAGCCAACCCCAACGGCAGATACTACTGGGGAGGGACCTACACCTGGGACATGGCAAAGCACGGCACGGATGATGGTGTCGTATGGATGAACTGGAAAGGGTCGTGGTATTCAATGAAGAAGATGAGCATGAAAATCCGGCCATACTTTCCACAGTAA